GTCAGAATGAATGTGTACTCTTTGTGCATGACTTATGCGCTGAGAGCATTTCAAGCGACAAGTAGTTTTACAAGGAGGTCTTAAAgttctttcttttacaatatctCCTTTAGAGTTGACATGCTCTTTTCCAGAAATTCGTCCCtgctttctaatgttttttttccactttttttcattccttattctttttcttcctttatttttaggTTGAGTAACTATCGGTAACTCGCTCTCCGTGTCATCTGAATCGGTGTATGGTACCagaggtattatattattattatttgctgtagtaTTTGTACTTACAGATTGACTTTGTACTTGTTCTAAATCGTTACTTAAAGTTGAATCACTCTCTGAACCTGAAGGTGGAGTGTATGTTGGATCATCGATGTCATTCTCAAATAGGTCGCTCACAGAAGATAGCGCATCATCTAAATCTTCCAGTGTTGTCGATGCTCCAGATTCTTGTTCCATGTTTGTCACTTGTGTTATCGTCTCTAGCTCCCATTcatttgactctgaaaaataaattgttaagatattttgaatatttaattttatttaagtgttttgcttttaataacATAGAGCTTTCTTTCCTACAAGTGTTCCCAGCCTTCAAGAAATAGAGAAATTCACTCGGTtttgtccaatttattttaattttttaaattgatgttccgccaaaacattgattagttcattatatagatagcctacacaaagaatgtggatataaaaaatattatatcgttaaagtggatttctattgaatttttatcatgtttttggtaattatgtgtaatttactcgTCACTCACGAAGTTTTTcatattgaagtataatttctGTTAAACATGTAGAATGTTAAATTAGGTAGAATAACAAGTCGGAAAGACAAAGAACCCCTAAGAATATAACTATTATCGTATGAAATTAATGCTCTCTGTCCCTACCGACTACAGCATTTACAGTCTAATGACAATGTACTAGGTCTAGGCCCAGCTTAACACGATTGAAATGGAACCTAAATTATTGCTAGGGTAGGCTAAAGCCCCCGAGTAAATACCTGCTACAATATGGTTAAATGGTTAAACATAacagtaatttacacaaaaaagatttttataacaaccataaatttactgaaatttatttaaactgagccTAGAGTATTATGTACCTACTAATCTCACCTGGTTCTACTggagttgaaatgaaattaagaagATGTACGTCTTTACTAGTTTCTCTTTCAACTTGGATATTTTCACTTTCATGCATGTTAAAATTCCATTGGGTTGAGTCATTGTCAGGTAAAACGAGGATGGATGTGCAATCTGGATTCAAtacctagaaataaaattgaaaatcaaacataCACTTAGGCCTACTTCTCCtattggcacaacaatgttctaaacctaggctaataataataataggtactttgggattataccgaccacaccagtatgaagaacacaaaaatagaaatttatagaaacaaacatgatagaacgaaaaaacaactcttcaattacaaaattacaaacttacaagcatttccaggtattgtgatcggtattgttgtcgctgttatcttatctttctcgagaatcctgattacggcaggccgcgcggcatcacgtgatttgcacggtacataattgcctttccatttcaattcaatttatatttctgattagcccctctagaatttgatattttactgataggtactatctcgagggatgtttttctttcgtcgacatcagcgcggggcagcaccgaaggtgctgtcgaagcccgcgctgatggccggaggcactcgcattttgggtggcggaatgtgatcaagaataaaaacaagttttgagtgtttttttaataaagagtttagtttggtaaatgtttgtttttgttaaatttttgtgtttggagaaatgtagaggtaaaacacgaaagtacaacaaagcgatgcaccagctgaacgggcggcgaggctctgcaatcacgttatctactagacgctcgactttgacctctgtctgaggatggggaggggtttgcgataagacaattcctgttttatactgacgaaatagtcttctacgctaatctagtaatcagtagaagcaaaatgttaaataacgattcatgtctgggtgtggtcggtataatcccaaagtacctaataataataataaaaattgttccttGAGGTCTGAGTATAAAATTcgaattttactttaagttttacatattgttagcttgtaaacatatttaaaaaatacttacttttaattcGGTTAAAGTCGGTGAAGGAGTGGAATTTCTTCGTGGAACTTCTACTGATTGATTGCTAGGACAATCATTAGTTTCAGGTTTCAGATTATCTTCAGTGAACGTattaaggtttttcaatttggaaagtataaactttcccctactttccatattaataccaaaacgttttgttaaaagtagaataaaactttgattagtaCAGCTCAGTCCTAACCTCAATAATCTCTCTAATAGCAGGCAGCAGCAATATCAATAGTATTATTGACACTCATCAGCTGTTCAGAAAAGAGGACTTGAGACTAAATGAGTATAGTGGCTAGGGCCAGACAATGGCAAGTCCATTTTGTGGACTTAGGTTTTTGCTGAAATGCTCAATGTTCAGAACCATAACATCATAGGTGGAGTTAAGTTTGTCTGGTTCTGATATACCTCAGGACTTAGACTCATATAACCtttgataaatcataaaaatagaatttttagcgGAGTTACGATGGTATGGCTggatgtaaaatgaaattttaagaacatacgtgcaataacctaaaaaataagaaattttggaCTTAGGCTCATATGGTTCTGAGGTACAGATTTGAGGCCAGATGTTTCTTGATAATTGGAACACGTATTTAGGTATCCTGTATTATAGACACTAATGGCCTCAAATAGGcctatttcaagttttatttttgaggtgTACACGTTCTTTGAACATTTAGACCATATGGCATTATGCAATGCCTCATTAGCATTTTGAGTTCTACCTGGCAGACATCTGGTCAGTAGAGCTTCTCAGGATAGTCTTATATACAGtggggtgcaaaagtaggtatacagtaattaaatatgttaaagaataagtaggtttatttctacaaaacctaaacttttacaatctattttaagagcgttaagaaacagaaattaactcttaaaagtgttgtacttcaccaatacacttacttccttttgtgttcaaattgtttgccttcacagtcaacacactgctgtaaccttgaagttacgcttaaacacacttttcggcaaagttctttattttcatctatgtcttggcaagcttggcgaatgaattcaaccatctgattaagatcacgaggttttttttcgaaaaaaccttgtctttgacaactccccaaaagaaaaaatccatcggtgtcagatcgggagatcttgctggccattcaaccgatcctcttcgaccgatccacgagttaggaaactcccgatttagtaggtcacgcacgattgtcgcatagtgggcaggagctccatcttgttggaagtagaaTACCTCATTACCCTGCTGGATTTTGATTTGTGGTATAACGTCAGTCAGCATGTTCCTGTATGCATGTTGGtctacagtgttatgaaaaatgacaGGTCCAATGACACCTTAACATGAAATGCTAGCCCAAACTGTTACTCCAGGTTGATTTAGCTGTTCTTCGAATGTCAAGTGtggattatcaaaacagtaatagacACAGTTGTGTCTATTGACTGCACCTGAAAGCTTAAAATGAGCCTCATCgctccaaacaattttttgaataattcccgcaccttgaagttcctcgtttaacattatctcgcaaaactgcagtcgacgatcagggtcgtcctctattagcccatgaataagtcttggaatgtacattttcaaacctaacCGTTTCATTAGGCGTCCTAAAGATCTGCGTTCAATGCCTAGTTCAATTGATGCcctttttcttgacttttttggGCTTTGAACATAGGTCTGCGCGACAATCATTTCGTTTTCAGGAGTAGTGACAGTGACTGGTCGTCCAGCCTTTGGACCATTGCAGATAGATCCTGTAAGGTTAAACTTATCTCTTAAGCAGGGTCCACACTATGCCGGGGTAGGCCGGGCGGGCTGACCCGGGTGGGCTAAAGGGCGCTCCTACACTGGAGCCGGTCCGCTCAGTCAGGTACGACCAACCCGGTTCCGATCAGACAGATCAGATTTGACCCTCCTACACTGCAGCCGGTATTTCAACCCGACAGAGGCAGAGAGATGAGAAACTCAGTACTCTGTCAGCTCTCAAGAAGTGCGGATCGTGGCTTTAACACTTTGaagtttgtttaagttttgttgttgattattgtttgaattttacaatGGACGAGGATTTAGCGGATTTTTTGTTGTTAGAcaggaatttattattaaattcaaacacGAGACAGTTTTGGGTACATGAGTTTAATGAAGATCACACCCAAAGTGAGTTTTATGTGACCTGTTTACCCTTACGTGATCATGCTGACAAATTCAAGAAATACTATCGAATGACTGTTGAAACATATGACTACATACTGTCCCACATCAAGGGAGATTTACAGAAATGGTCCAACTTTAGAACTTGTATAGAACCTGCCGAAAAGCTATCGATTCTCTTGaggtaagtaaataaacatagtattcaggattgaaaacatttttattttatcaaaatataattgtaaaataatgtaaaataaatataacccaTGGAATCTAATGACTcttaatgttatttgtataactaagattataatgtataatcttaatgttaatctattacaatacaatttgagCGCATGTATCAAATATTGTCTAACGTGAagagaattataataattaaatctaattgtaaaaatgtatgtaataaatgagaataaaagtTGTTACACCTATCAACAGGGTATATAAGTAAATACTAGCTAACAAACGgtcaaacatttttaagcaaaagCTTAAACAATACTTATGTAAAAAAGAGAACTAATCATTAATGTTTCATCTGTTAATGTTTGTACTTAGAGATTCTCGAAGGTATTGGTGTAGGGAGGCGTCTGTATTTGGTCATTAGGGGTAGGCCAGGTTTCAGTATGTGGTGTAGTAGGCCTTGAAGTTGATGCATAgggattatttaagttgtatCCTCCAAAATTCCCTGATTGTGGACTAGAAAGAGGAGTATTTACGGATTGGTATGGCCTGTTGCATCTTTCTTCTGCTTCGAGCTCAGCGATGACGCTATTGAAGATTGAagctttcaatttcatttttcgaAGGTATGGTAGCTTCTTCAGTGCAGGcagcaaacttttaaaaaacgaTAAGTCTTCATCCTCTTCCTCCATTGAGCTGGATTTTTGGACAGCAAACCGAGCTTCCAGTAGCTGGACTTTCCTTTTTTCCAAATTAAGAGCCTCGTTTTGTATTGTCGATCCTCGCTTTCTCTTTTGCCGAGGACGCTGAAACTCGTTGTTCACTGGAGTAGGACTAGGTGTGGACGTGTTATCGGATCGTTGAGCTCGTTCTACATTTGGTGACTCATCAGGTTCGTCGATATTTAGAGTAGACGTCTCATCATGTTCTGTTAAATCGGCATAATCCTCAGATTCTAGAAGAGTGTTGACAGGCGTATCAGAGACAGGGAGATTTCCAGTTGTCACTCGTGGCTTCATTACAGGCAATAAGAAAGTTAAAGATTCAAAGTAGGTCCATGTTGGTTTTGCTCCGGAACcagatttgttttcttttactttcttcCTGAACGTATCTCTCAAGTGCTCCCACGTCTTCCGTGCTTCGtctcctgaaataataatttccagtttGAAACTATAACTTAGACCagcaatgcaataaaaaaatacaatctatcTGGCACAGTTAGTAGCGTATTCcttgtaaagttatattttaatacaatcacaacttatataaaaaaattagcagaTAGTAGgtctttagttttgaaaaataggttttaaaacaagtgaagttaatatttattcctaattttaaTCGATTTTTTGAGGTTGTATTATTGTTTCAGGTATCTATCAACAGGCATGTCCTTTGAAGCATTGAGCGAAACATTTCGCATGAGCAACTACACCGTCGGAAAAATAGTCGAGGAAGTTTGTGATTGCATGTGGGAACAGCTTGCCCCAGTCCACTTACCAGTGCCTAATAAACAAAGATTTCTTGAAATTGCAGCAGAATTTAAGGAGAAATGGAACTTTCCCAACTGTGTAGGTTGTATAGACGGAAAACACGTGAGAATAAAATCTCCTGGGAAAAGCGGTACAATGTTTTTGaactataagaaatttttttcagttaacCTTCATGCAGTAGCCGACGCCAAGTgtaaattcatattcatagatgTTGGAGCGTACGGAAAGCAAAGCGACGGGGGAGTTTTCGAAGCATCACCAATAtccaagttttttgaaaatttctcagAACATTTGCCTGCTCCCTCACCGATAGATACCAGCAGTGAAACACTCATTCCATATGTTCTGGTAGGCGACGATGCCTATCCATTAAAATCATACATAATGAAGCCATTCGGCCAACGAAATTTGAGTGAAGAAGAGCGCATATTTAATTATCGATTGTCAAGGTGCAGACGTTGTGTCGAGTGTGCATTTGgcattttaacttcaaaatggAAATTGCTCAGCAAACCCATCGAAACAGAAGTAGGAAAGGCTGAGAAAATCATCAAATGTATGTGTCTTCTACAAAACATCATTATTGACAGAGATAATATTACCGTCAATCCAGGAGTTCTAGAAAAAGGTCTACAGGAATACGTACAACATCACCAAAGGCCTAATCTAGGTACTACTCGACGGTATAATAGAGCAACTACCGCTGCGAAGGATGTCAGAAATTTTTACAAAGAGTACTTCAATGGCCTAGGAAGTGTTCCGTGGCAAGATGAGATGGTCTTCAATGTTAACAAGTAAACATTAGTAGGCTTactgaaaaaaaagtttaaaaaataattatgtttgacaAACATTTGCTTCCAAGAACTGTTTTaaccattattacatatttttagatattgatttgtagtttttttatacatatttaaatcgattataacaattaaattcaatgttgtattacaatgtttcctttatttattttgatcattctGACATTACTCCATCAACATATACTGCAGTGGTATATACACCATCCAGGCCCACCTTCGTGGATCCACAAATCACGCTGGGCACCCCTACCCCCATTTGTCCCTACATACAATGTACAGCACTGCTAAGGTAAGATCtttataataatgcaaatttttcttgtttgaaattttagaaaatataccaaaaatcCTAATAGGTTTAAGAGAACGAATTCCGGAATTTTGTGAAGTTAACCAAATAACTGCGTTACCttgtttttaaggtattttaactGAAATGACAAGTTGTCTACAGGATGTCACAAAAGAACTTGATAAGCTTTTTTGCTCAAGAGCTCAAAGCTCAAGTTTTGCAATTTGAGAGCAATAATTATAACTTGTTACGTAGGTAAACGATAAAACGAAAATGTATGAGAACTGTACAGTACTTACCTTGGACATTCAGTTCCTTGGCTACTTCTTCCCATAACTTTGATCGGAAGTCCCGATTGTGATAAAACTTATCCCTTTGGTCCCATAATGTCGCTTTATCGCGCACTAACGAAATCAGTTTTCCTCTGTCTACCATTGCACAATATCTATTCTAAAACTtgactacaaattaaataaacaggaatGACACGGTCCTACATCGACTCTCGACTGGCCCGACGACTCCGACACGGACGAAAAAAACAAACAGGTTTGGTTCTCGGCCGATCCGTCTTTAGCATCGCCCGACGCGTCCGTTTACCGGGACGGCCCGCCGGTGCCAGTGTAGGAGGGTACACTGCGCGTCTTGTGTTTGTTTACTTCAGACGCGAGCCGACCGAGCCGACCGTCAAATCGGGAGAAAAAACGGGTCCAGTGTAGGAGCGCCCTAAGCCGGGCGGGTACGTTCGGGCCGGCCCGACGTCTACACCGAAAACGAAACCGACCGGGTTATTTCTACCTACATAGTTTCAACACCCAGACTGGTGACTTCGTTGAAGAGTActttttagaagtttttttaaagtgtccTTAAAgtgtttttagtgttttcaaaatgATTACCGACGTCATTATGACGTCGCTATGTCAGCCATGGTTGTGGTGATACTCGCTTTAAATCAGGGCCCAAAAAGACGTCAAAGAAGATTTTGGATTCGCCCGAGCCTTAGGAGAGGACGGCAGCTGTACAGGGCTAGCGAATTAATGAAAGATTTAATGTTGGATGAAGAAGACCCGTTGAATTTGGAATACCGAAATGACGTTGGTTTCACCAACTTTTTCCGAATGCAGCGATCGGACTTTCAAATGCTACTCAACAAGGTTGGACCCAAAATATCAAAAAAGAATACCTCTTATAGAGATGCTATTCCAGCAAGCGAACGATTAGCTGTCACTCTGCGCTTCATTGCGACTGGTGATTCGTACCACTCACTAATGTATGTTTGAAGATCTTCAAACAATGTATCTCTAAAATCGTACCTGAAGTTTGTGACGCCATTGTAGAGGCCCTTCAAGACTACATTAAGGTAaggaaaattgaacaaaattaatttaaaacagtacttttattgacataattaaaaataattgagtacaaaagttaaaaactattGAGGGAAGGGGTCCATATTGGACAGTTCTGAATTAGTGGATGCCGATTGCGAATACGATGAAATTGACGACGGTAATGAGGAATATCCAGACGTCGAAAACCATTGAGATGTTGAATTGGTCATGTTGTCAGTGAAGAATGGTGGTTGCGTTTGAGTGGGCGTCTGGGGGAATGAAGGCACCATTGGATTGGCCGGTCCAGAGTTTTGCCGTGTATTAACTTGTGGCACATTGTACCCATGCTGATGTTCAAGATATCCCATTTCAGCTTCAAATAATAATTGGTTGATCTTATTCTGCACAACTAACCTTGTTCGGGGCGAAGGAAGCTTTCTCAGTTTAATTGCTATCTGTTCACCGTACAATGAATATTCATCATCGGTGTTCGCTCTTTTTGATTGAAGAGATCTCATGACGTTCAGAGCCTCATCCAGTGCATTGGAAGAACCGGGACTATCCACTAATCGACGTCTTGCAGATTTGCTTTTTGGTGCCTTTGGAGATTTGAATGGTTTTTTGGTTCCGGCAACCTCTGAAGGGGAAAGCGTTGATGCTTGTTTGTCTTCAGAATTTTGGGGATGAACAACTTGGCTGTCATCGTTAATGCCTTCTTCTTGACTGTCTTGTGGTCCATCttcctgaaaaaataaatactaaaaaaaggcGTACCGGCAGCTAGCTGTCGGAAAAAGTGCATTTCTTTTAGTGCATAATTTGAGCCGTTGATTTTGAAAGTGAGACAACTCCATTTTTTGTTATTGCTGGATATTTCTTAATGATTTGCATTTGATGGGCATTAAACTATTCACAAGCACTAATagacttatttaatatttttttgaggtgcactaataaataaatatacaaagaaaaaattcgctaaaaaatatgactaatttttcttttactttcatttttcagATGCCTCAGAGTGAAGCAGAGTGGAATGAATATACGCCCAGGTATTTGAGGAAAAGTGGAACTTTCCAAACTGCATCGGTGCTATCGACGGCAAACATATCGCTTTAGTAGCACCTTTTCATTCAGGCTCTGAGTTTTTTAACTACAAGGGATTTTTTAGCATAGTTTTGATGGCTGTGGTGGACgccaattacaattttatatatgtaaatgtggGTTGTCAAGGGAGAATCTCCGATGGAGGcgttttcaataatacatttttcaagaagTTCTAGAAGAAAACTCTCTACATTTACCTCCCCCACGGGCATTGCCAGGAAGGACAACCCTAACCCCATTTGTGTTAGTTGCAGACGACGCGTTCCCTCTTTCACCAAATATTATGAAACCGTACTCTGGAATACATGATAAAGGATCTAAGAAAAGGATATTTAGTTATAGACTCAGCAGGGCTCGAAGAGTTTCTGAGAATGCCTTTGGAGTGCTGTCTGCTTGCTTTCGTGTATTCCGATCTCCAATGGCATTACAACCTGAAGCTGCAACGAAAGTTACTCTGGCTGCTGTTTACCTACATAATTTTTTACGCAAAACCTCCTCAAAATCAGTTTATAACCCTAGGGGAATGTTCGATAGCGAATCTACGGAAGATGGGGAAGTTACGTTAGGATTATGGAGGCGTGATGCTTCTTCATCTTTACGTTCCCTTTCTGGAGTCCCCAGAAGAAGTACAACTTTGGCTCAATCAGTAAGAGATGAATTTGccgatttttttatttctccacaGGGTGAAGTGACATTCCAACACAaccattaaaacatattatgttggAAAGTGAACTTAGTTTTTAGcatagttgttaaaaaaattaaataaatagaaattacaaaCTTACCTCTTCTTTTCTTTGTGTGCTATCCCGAGTATTCCTCGGTTTATTTTTATCGCCCAAAAAATTCATCGGTTGGTAAGCGAACCATTTACTAACGTACGGCTCATCAGCGCCACTCCCTGTTCTTTTCGTTTCAGcttctttctttttttccctCCAAAAATGGCTGGTTAAATTTTTCCATTTGCgctcaatttcatttttatccaCTCCAAAAGACCCAGCAATCTCTGTGAGACTGTCGTGtctttggttttttaatttatgttgggAATCTGAACTATCCCATAGAAGACGACGTTCTCTATATAAGTCTATTAACACTAAAACTTGTTCGTCATTCCACTCCATCacttaaaatgaacaataaaaaaccctacttaaacaaactgagtcgaaaataaaataattcgtcTAGTTCGGTCGGAGGTTTAATTGTAACTGAAGCCGCTCGGCACGTCCCCACTCTATCTTTTTGTTTGGCTCGGCTCGGCTTCCTTTGATCTGTACCTACTTTATGCGGGTTGGGATCGGCACGGCCCGGGCCGGCATTTTCTAACCCGGCAAAGCCCCCCGGGGC
This Homalodisca vitripennis isolate AUS2020 chromosome 3, UT_GWSS_2.1, whole genome shotgun sequence DNA region includes the following protein-coding sequences:
- the LOC124358075 gene encoding uncharacterized protein LOC124358075 isoform X2 yields the protein MESRGKFILSKLKNLNTFTEDNLKPETNDCPSNQSVEVPRRNSTPSPTLTELKVLNPDCTSILVLPDNDSTQWNFNMHESENIQVERETSKDVHLLNFISTPVEPESNEWELETITQVTNMEQESGASTTLEDLDDALSSVSDLFENDIDDPTYTPPSGSESDSTLSNDLEQVQSQSVSTNTTANNNNIIPLVPYTDSDDTESELPIVTQPKNKGRKRIRNEKKWKKNIRKQGRISGKEHVNSKGDIVKERTLRPPCKTTCRLKCSQRISHAQRVHIHSDYYNSERNLSSKRQYIVSCITTKPIARSRQRDGSRNSRKKQPYLFSQMG
- the LOC124358077 gene encoding uncharacterized protein LOC124358077 → MDEDLADFLLLDRNLLLNSNTRQFWVHEFNEDHTQSEFYVTCLPLRDHADKFKKYYRMTVETYDYILSHIKGDLQKWSNFRTCIEPAEKLSILLRYLSTGMSFEALSETFRMSNYTVGKIVEEVCDCMWEQLAPVHLPVPNKQRFLEIAAEFKEKWNFPNCVGCIDGKHVRIKSPGKSGTMFLNYKKFFSVNLHAVADAKCKFIFIDVGAYGKQSDGGVFEASPISKFFENFSEHLPAPSPIDTSSETLIPYVLVGDDAYPLKSYIMKPFGQRNLSEEERIFNYRLSRCRRCVECAFGILTSKWKLLSKPIETEVGKAEKIIKCMCLLQNIIIDRDNITVNPGVLEKGLQEYVQHHQRPNLGTTRRYNRATTAAKDVRNFYKEYFNGLGSVPWQDEMVFNVNK